From one Triticum urartu cultivar G1812 chromosome 3, Tu2.1, whole genome shotgun sequence genomic stretch:
- the LOC125546155 gene encoding uncharacterized CRM domain-containing protein At3g25440, chloroplastic isoform X2: MLLHHLLLLCHVRRQVLNFFYDALSKSNGQLMAIRLLSRQNLRKLAASFTLLNPSQKILLSPPPPAHRSDAISPSKCLSPFYPFMYSRGVRWASYESVNLVLSDDGKPKFEIEEVEPSKKGRFLTKRRLKLQRKREKRKRKEANKNDPRRIRPKGKKIKQKFPTPEARLKYKIEKSKLKEAMLVEKLKRYEVAKAEGPVAKRDDLDGEERFYLKKVSQKKSNYVPIGRRGVFGGVILNMHLHWKKHETVKVICKPCKPGQIQEYANEIARLSGGVPINVIGNDTIVFYRGKDYVQPEVMSPIDTLSKKKALEKSKYEQSLETVRRFIAISEKELELYYRHVALYGKPQPQNADLVHGGGSQASSPEMEELNHGKDQGPHLARNAFSNVDIMDTSESDEEYDSSSESDANDVAAGDAVDSSEDTDVSDHRLF; this comes from the exons ATGCTCCTCCACCACCTGCTGCTCCTCTGTCATGTGCGGCG GCAAGTCTTGAATTTTTTTTATGATGCATTGTCAAAGAGTAATGGACAATTAATGGCAATCCGTCTTCTGTCGCGTCAAAATCTGAGGAAGCTGGCTGCTTCCTTCACACTCCTTAATCCATCCCAGAAGATACTGCTTTCACCTCCCCCTCCGGCTCACAG ATCTGATGCTATTTCCCCTAGCAAATGCTTAAGCCCCTTTTACCCGTTTATGTATTCACGGGGTGTTAGATGGGCTAGCTATGAATCAGTGAATCTGGTTTTGTCTGATGATGGGAAACCCAAGTTTGAGATTGAGGAGGTGGAGCCTTCCAAGAAGGGGAGGTTTTTGACAAAGAGGCGTTTGAAGCTTCAGAGGAAGCGGGAAAAGAGGAAAAGGAAGGAGGCCAATAAAAACGATCCACGTCGTATCAGACCCAAGGGGAAAAAAATAAAACAGAAATTTCCTACACCTGAAGCTCGTCTCAAATACAAGATCGAGAAG TCCAAATTAAAAGAAGCTATGTTGGTTGAGAAGCTAAAGAGGTACGAGGTTGCGAAAGCTGAAGGCCCTGTCGCCAAACGAGATGATCTCGATGGTGAGGAAAGATTTTATTTAAAGAAAGTTTCACAGAAAAAGTCAAACTATGTCCCGATTGGAAGGCGAGGAGTATTTGGGGGTGTAATTCTGAACATGCATTTGCACTGGAAGAAACATGAGACTGTCAAGGTCATCTGTAAGCCCTGCAAACCAGGGCAAATCCAGGAGTATGCAAATGAGATAGCTCGGCTGAGTGGTGGTGTCCCTATTAATGTTATTGGAAATGACACCATAGTCTTCTACCGAGGAAAGGACTATGTTCAGCCAGAAGTCATGTCACCAATTGATACACTGTCAAAGAAAAAG GCACTTGAAAAATCAAAATATGAACAATCACTGGAGACAGTTCGGCGTTTCATCGCAATCTCTGAAAAGGAGCTCGAACTATACTATCGGCATGTTGCACTCTATGGAAAACCACAACCCCAGAATGCTGATCTGGTCCATGGTGGTGGTAGCCAGGCTTCTTCACCGGAAATGGAGGAATTGAATCATGGAAAGGACCAAGGACCTCATCTGGCTAGGAATGCTTTCTCTAATGTTGACATCATGGATACATCCGAATCTGATGAGGAATATGACTCTAGTAGTGAATCTGATGCCAATGATGTTGCGGCTGGAGATGCTGTAGACAGTTCTGAAGATACTGATGTTTCTGATCACAGGCTGTTCTAG
- the LOC125546155 gene encoding uncharacterized CRM domain-containing protein At3g25440, chloroplastic isoform X1, producing the protein MLLHHLLLLCHVRRQVLNFFYDALSKSNGQLMAIRLLSRQNLRKLAASFTLLNPSQKILLSPPPPAHSYCRSDAISPSKCLSPFYPFMYSRGVRWASYESVNLVLSDDGKPKFEIEEVEPSKKGRFLTKRRLKLQRKREKRKRKEANKNDPRRIRPKGKKIKQKFPTPEARLKYKIEKSKLKEAMLVEKLKRYEVAKAEGPVAKRDDLDGEERFYLKKVSQKKSNYVPIGRRGVFGGVILNMHLHWKKHETVKVICKPCKPGQIQEYANEIARLSGGVPINVIGNDTIVFYRGKDYVQPEVMSPIDTLSKKKALEKSKYEQSLETVRRFIAISEKELELYYRHVALYGKPQPQNADLVHGGGSQASSPEMEELNHGKDQGPHLARNAFSNVDIMDTSESDEEYDSSSESDANDVAAGDAVDSSEDTDVSDHRLF; encoded by the exons ATGCTCCTCCACCACCTGCTGCTCCTCTGTCATGTGCGGCG GCAAGTCTTGAATTTTTTTTATGATGCATTGTCAAAGAGTAATGGACAATTAATGGCAATCCGTCTTCTGTCGCGTCAAAATCTGAGGAAGCTGGCTGCTTCCTTCACACTCCTTAATCCATCCCAGAAGATACTGCTTTCACCTCCCCCTCCGGCTCACAG TTATTGCAGATCTGATGCTATTTCCCCTAGCAAATGCTTAAGCCCCTTTTACCCGTTTATGTATTCACGGGGTGTTAGATGGGCTAGCTATGAATCAGTGAATCTGGTTTTGTCTGATGATGGGAAACCCAAGTTTGAGATTGAGGAGGTGGAGCCTTCCAAGAAGGGGAGGTTTTTGACAAAGAGGCGTTTGAAGCTTCAGAGGAAGCGGGAAAAGAGGAAAAGGAAGGAGGCCAATAAAAACGATCCACGTCGTATCAGACCCAAGGGGAAAAAAATAAAACAGAAATTTCCTACACCTGAAGCTCGTCTCAAATACAAGATCGAGAAG TCCAAATTAAAAGAAGCTATGTTGGTTGAGAAGCTAAAGAGGTACGAGGTTGCGAAAGCTGAAGGCCCTGTCGCCAAACGAGATGATCTCGATGGTGAGGAAAGATTTTATTTAAAGAAAGTTTCACAGAAAAAGTCAAACTATGTCCCGATTGGAAGGCGAGGAGTATTTGGGGGTGTAATTCTGAACATGCATTTGCACTGGAAGAAACATGAGACTGTCAAGGTCATCTGTAAGCCCTGCAAACCAGGGCAAATCCAGGAGTATGCAAATGAGATAGCTCGGCTGAGTGGTGGTGTCCCTATTAATGTTATTGGAAATGACACCATAGTCTTCTACCGAGGAAAGGACTATGTTCAGCCAGAAGTCATGTCACCAATTGATACACTGTCAAAGAAAAAG GCACTTGAAAAATCAAAATATGAACAATCACTGGAGACAGTTCGGCGTTTCATCGCAATCTCTGAAAAGGAGCTCGAACTATACTATCGGCATGTTGCACTCTATGGAAAACCACAACCCCAGAATGCTGATCTGGTCCATGGTGGTGGTAGCCAGGCTTCTTCACCGGAAATGGAGGAATTGAATCATGGAAAGGACCAAGGACCTCATCTGGCTAGGAATGCTTTCTCTAATGTTGACATCATGGATACATCCGAATCTGATGAGGAATATGACTCTAGTAGTGAATCTGATGCCAATGATGTTGCGGCTGGAGATGCTGTAGACAGTTCTGAAGATACTGATGTTTCTGATCACAGGCTGTTCTAG
- the LOC125546155 gene encoding CRM-domain containing factor CFM9, mitochondrial isoform X3 has product MAIRLLSRQNLRKLAASFTLLNPSQKILLSPPPPAHRSDAISPSKCLSPFYPFMYSRGVRWASYESVNLVLSDDGKPKFEIEEVEPSKKGRFLTKRRLKLQRKREKRKRKEANKNDPRRIRPKGKKIKQKFPTPEARLKYKIEKSKLKEAMLVEKLKRYEVAKAEGPVAKRDDLDGEERFYLKKVSQKKSNYVPIGRRGVFGGVILNMHLHWKKHETVKVICKPCKPGQIQEYANEIARLSGGVPINVIGNDTIVFYRGKDYVQPEVMSPIDTLSKKKALEKSKYEQSLETVRRFIAISEKELELYYRHVALYGKPQPQNADLVHGGGSQASSPEMEELNHGKDQGPHLARNAFSNVDIMDTSESDEEYDSSSESDANDVAAGDAVDSSEDTDVSDHRLF; this is encoded by the exons ATGGCAATCCGTCTTCTGTCGCGTCAAAATCTGAGGAAGCTGGCTGCTTCCTTCACACTCCTTAATCCATCCCAGAAGATACTGCTTTCACCTCCCCCTCCGGCTCACAG ATCTGATGCTATTTCCCCTAGCAAATGCTTAAGCCCCTTTTACCCGTTTATGTATTCACGGGGTGTTAGATGGGCTAGCTATGAATCAGTGAATCTGGTTTTGTCTGATGATGGGAAACCCAAGTTTGAGATTGAGGAGGTGGAGCCTTCCAAGAAGGGGAGGTTTTTGACAAAGAGGCGTTTGAAGCTTCAGAGGAAGCGGGAAAAGAGGAAAAGGAAGGAGGCCAATAAAAACGATCCACGTCGTATCAGACCCAAGGGGAAAAAAATAAAACAGAAATTTCCTACACCTGAAGCTCGTCTCAAATACAAGATCGAGAAG TCCAAATTAAAAGAAGCTATGTTGGTTGAGAAGCTAAAGAGGTACGAGGTTGCGAAAGCTGAAGGCCCTGTCGCCAAACGAGATGATCTCGATGGTGAGGAAAGATTTTATTTAAAGAAAGTTTCACAGAAAAAGTCAAACTATGTCCCGATTGGAAGGCGAGGAGTATTTGGGGGTGTAATTCTGAACATGCATTTGCACTGGAAGAAACATGAGACTGTCAAGGTCATCTGTAAGCCCTGCAAACCAGGGCAAATCCAGGAGTATGCAAATGAGATAGCTCGGCTGAGTGGTGGTGTCCCTATTAATGTTATTGGAAATGACACCATAGTCTTCTACCGAGGAAAGGACTATGTTCAGCCAGAAGTCATGTCACCAATTGATACACTGTCAAAGAAAAAG GCACTTGAAAAATCAAAATATGAACAATCACTGGAGACAGTTCGGCGTTTCATCGCAATCTCTGAAAAGGAGCTCGAACTATACTATCGGCATGTTGCACTCTATGGAAAACCACAACCCCAGAATGCTGATCTGGTCCATGGTGGTGGTAGCCAGGCTTCTTCACCGGAAATGGAGGAATTGAATCATGGAAAGGACCAAGGACCTCATCTGGCTAGGAATGCTTTCTCTAATGTTGACATCATGGATACATCCGAATCTGATGAGGAATATGACTCTAGTAGTGAATCTGATGCCAATGATGTTGCGGCTGGAGATGCTGTAGACAGTTCTGAAGATACTGATGTTTCTGATCACAGGCTGTTCTAG